In one Aeromicrobium erythreum genomic region, the following are encoded:
- a CDS encoding phosphotransferase yields MTTTEQGAATQGPVTDAPALDLAVLAGLLRADGLEVDGTLDAVRVGRGQSNLTYLVSDDAGHRWIVRRPPRGELLASAHDVLREHRILAALGATSVPVPQVLGRYVDAALAETPVVVMEHVDGLVVDREETAHDLGMSLRAAIGPSLARTLAAVHEVDVDEVGLGDLASRAPYAQRQLKRWSRQWEASRTRDLPRLDAMTDLLRRRAPGPSAHEGRTVALVHGDFHLRNVILDPDLGDVAAVLDWELSTLGDPLADIGSLLAYWPEAGDGPTLMFAASALPGFATREQLATTYLEASGRDRADLDYWHALGLWKIAVIAEGVLRRALDDPRNAADGGPPHPPGRRAARRARLGGRRDRRPRPLTTPPHPPVRTEGADMTETPYVGDFLKDSPRNWGKWGPDDEVGSLNYLTSAEVLRGVAEVRSGEVFTLQVRIGDPSGDPVWPGREGIQRSNVMDEGFFQRGEGVETPGGAHYSDDVATMYLQASTQYDSLGHVWYDGQIWNGYDAATTDGAMQKASVLPIAERGVVGRGVLLDVARHRGKAALDKGETFTHEDLLDVARAQGCTIEKHDVLVIRTGFIGSFYRQSAEEFYDGFLEPGLTYSPELVQWFQDMEIPNLVTDTIANEVTVEPSSGVTLPLHSALMRNLGVAFTEIAWLEDLAAACAADERWTFLYTAAPLKIVSGTGAPVNPVVVR; encoded by the coding sequence GTGACCACGACCGAGCAGGGCGCGGCCACGCAGGGCCCGGTGACCGACGCCCCGGCTCTCGACCTGGCCGTGCTGGCAGGCCTGCTCCGGGCCGACGGACTCGAGGTGGACGGCACGCTCGACGCCGTCCGCGTCGGTCGCGGGCAGTCCAACCTCACGTACCTCGTGTCCGACGACGCGGGGCACCGGTGGATCGTGCGTCGCCCGCCCCGCGGCGAGCTGCTCGCGTCGGCCCACGACGTGCTCCGCGAGCACCGGATCCTCGCGGCGCTGGGCGCCACGTCGGTGCCGGTGCCGCAGGTGCTCGGCCGCTACGTCGACGCTGCGCTCGCCGAGACGCCGGTGGTCGTGATGGAGCACGTCGACGGCCTCGTCGTCGATCGCGAGGAGACCGCGCACGATCTCGGCATGTCGCTGCGGGCGGCGATCGGGCCCTCTCTCGCCCGCACGCTCGCCGCGGTGCACGAGGTCGACGTCGACGAGGTGGGCCTGGGTGACCTCGCGTCACGTGCGCCCTACGCGCAGCGCCAGCTGAAGCGCTGGTCGCGCCAGTGGGAGGCCTCGCGCACGCGCGACCTCCCCCGCCTGGACGCGATGACCGACCTGCTGCGACGTCGCGCGCCGGGGCCGTCAGCGCACGAGGGCCGCACCGTGGCGCTCGTGCACGGCGACTTCCACCTGCGCAACGTCATCCTCGACCCGGACCTCGGTGACGTCGCGGCGGTGCTCGACTGGGAGCTGAGCACGTTGGGCGACCCGCTCGCCGACATCGGCAGCCTGCTGGCCTACTGGCCGGAGGCCGGGGACGGCCCCACGCTGATGTTCGCGGCGTCGGCACTGCCCGGCTTCGCCACGCGCGAGCAGCTGGCCACCACCTACCTCGAGGCGTCGGGCCGTGACCGCGCCGACCTCGACTACTGGCACGCCCTCGGGCTCTGGAAGATCGCCGTCATCGCCGAGGGCGTCCTGCGCCGTGCGCTCGACGACCCGCGCAACGCCGCCGACGGCGGACCCCCCCACCCCCCAGGCCGTCGAGCAGCTCGTCGAGCGCGCCTGGGCGGTCGTCGAGACCGCCGGCCTCGACCACTGACCACACCCCCGCACCCACCCGTTCGTACCGAAGGAGCAGACATGACCGAGACGCCGTACGTGGGCGACTTCCTGAAGGACTCGCCGAGGAACTGGGGCAAGTGGGGCCCGGACGACGAGGTGGGCTCGCTCAACTACCTGACCAGTGCCGAGGTGCTCCGCGGCGTCGCGGAGGTCCGCTCCGGCGAGGTCTTCACGCTCCAGGTCCGCATAGGTGACCCGTCCGGCGATCCCGTGTGGCCCGGTCGCGAGGGCATCCAGCGCAGCAACGTCATGGACGAGGGCTTCTTCCAGCGTGGTGAGGGCGTCGAGACGCCCGGCGGCGCGCACTACTCCGACGACGTCGCGACGATGTACCTGCAGGCCTCGACGCAGTACGACTCCCTCGGCCACGTCTGGTACGACGGGCAGATCTGGAACGGCTACGACGCGGCCACGACGGACGGCGCGATGCAGAAGGCGTCGGTGCTGCCGATCGCCGAGCGCGGCGTCGTCGGGCGTGGCGTGCTGCTCGACGTCGCCCGGCACCGCGGCAAGGCGGCGCTCGACAAGGGGGAGACGTTCACGCACGAGGACCTGCTCGACGTCGCCCGGGCGCAGGGCTGCACGATCGAGAAGCACGACGTGCTGGTCATCCGGACCGGCTTCATCGGCTCCTTCTACCGCCAGTCCGCCGAGGAGTTCTACGACGGCTTCCTCGAGCCCGGCCTCACCTACAGCCCCGAGCTCGTGCAGTGGTTCCAGGACATGGAGATCCCGAACCTCGTCACCGACACCATCGCCAACGAGGTGACGGTGGAGCCGTCGTCGGGCGTGACCCTGCCGCTGCACAGCGCGCTCATGCGCAACCTCGGCGTGGCGTTCACCGAGATCGCCTGGCTCGAGGACCTCGCGGCAGCCTGCGCCGCAGACGAGCGCTGGACGTTCCTCTACACCGCCGCGCCGCTCAAGATCGTGAGCGGCACCGGCGCCCCCGTGAACCCGGTGGTCGTGCGATGA
- a CDS encoding putative quinol monooxygenase, with protein sequence MSALDVVATLEAQEGRGDELVAVLQASLATVRAEDGCLRYDLHRVRRRPDEVVMVERWASVDALKAHGAAEHFQRTSAQLADLLAAPPVVRVLEAVDVADPA encoded by the coding sequence ATGAGCGCGCTCGACGTCGTCGCGACCCTCGAGGCGCAGGAGGGCCGCGGCGACGAGCTCGTCGCCGTGCTGCAGGCCTCGCTCGCGACGGTCCGGGCCGAGGACGGGTGCCTGCGCTACGACCTGCACCGGGTCAGGCGCCGGCCCGACGAGGTCGTCATGGTCGAGCGGTGGGCCTCGGTCGACGCGCTGAAGGCGCACGGCGCCGCCGAGCACTTCCAGCGGACCTCGGCCCAGCTCGCCGACCTGCTCGCTGCGCCGCCGGTGGTGCGTGTGCTCGAGGCGGTCGACGTCGCGGACCCCGCATGA
- a CDS encoding TetR/AcrR family transcriptional regulator — MTDRSATERLDEVPALADTSGMKEPPTTARGVRTRAALVAAARTVFERDGFLASRLTDITAEAKCSIGTFYTYFTSKEEVFTAVLEAAQDDMLHPGMPRVDDADDPVAVIEASNRAYFETYQRNGRLMRLQEQVATIDEDFRRRRLERGEAFARRNAKSIEKLQQDGRVDATLDPMMTSRALSGMVSRLAYSSFALGEDWPVDDLVETSTRLWANALGLTTPR, encoded by the coding sequence ATGACCGACAGATCCGCGACGGAGCGCCTCGACGAGGTGCCGGCGCTCGCGGACACCTCGGGCATGAAGGAGCCACCCACCACGGCGCGTGGCGTGCGCACGCGCGCCGCCCTGGTGGCCGCGGCGCGCACCGTCTTCGAGCGCGACGGGTTCCTGGCCTCGCGGCTGACCGACATCACCGCCGAGGCGAAGTGCTCCATCGGCACCTTCTACACCTACTTCACCTCCAAGGAGGAGGTGTTCACGGCGGTGCTCGAGGCGGCCCAGGACGACATGCTGCACCCGGGGATGCCCCGCGTCGACGACGCCGACGACCCGGTCGCCGTCATCGAGGCCAGCAACCGCGCCTACTTCGAGACCTACCAGCGCAACGGTCGGCTGATGCGGCTGCAGGAGCAGGTGGCGACGATCGACGAGGACTTCCGTCGGCGCCGACTCGAACGCGGCGAGGCGTTCGCGCGGCGCAACGCGAAGAGCATCGAGAAGCTCCAGCAGGACGGCCGCGTCGACGCCACCCTCGACCCGATGATGACCTCGCGCGCCCTCTCGGGCATGGTGAGCCGGCTGGCCTACTCGAGCTTCGCGCTGGGCGAGGACTGGCCCGTCGACGACCTCGTCGAGACGTCGACCCGGCTGTGGGCCAACGCCCTCGGACTCACGACTCCCCGCTGA
- a CDS encoding NADP-dependent oxidoreductase, with translation MTVARQVRLRARPVGLPDAGTWDVVDTELPALGDGEVLVRVTHLSLDPAMRGWLNDVRSYVPPVGVGEVMRAFGVGTVLASRSPEHAVGDAVSGITGVADHAVLRGSDLSPVDLAVASAPTWLGALSMPGLTAWFGLFDVARARPGETVLVSGAAGAVGSVVGQLATAHGCRVIGIAGGPEKTRWLTDELGFDAAIDYREGAVHRAVRAIAPEGVDVYFDNVGGEVLDSALRTLRRGARIALCGAISTYNATEPAPGPAHYMSLLVNRASMTGFVVFDYEDRYPEAIADLSARLRDGSLVARETVVRGGVDAFGDTLLMLFDGGNTGKLVLEL, from the coding sequence ATGACCGTCGCACGGCAGGTCCGCCTGCGCGCCCGTCCCGTCGGGCTGCCCGACGCCGGCACCTGGGACGTGGTCGACACCGAGCTCCCCGCGCTCGGCGACGGCGAGGTCCTGGTCCGCGTGACGCACCTGTCCCTCGACCCCGCCATGCGCGGCTGGCTGAACGACGTCCGCTCCTACGTGCCGCCCGTCGGCGTCGGCGAGGTCATGCGCGCGTTCGGCGTCGGCACGGTCCTTGCGTCCCGCTCGCCCGAGCACGCGGTCGGCGACGCCGTCAGCGGCATCACCGGGGTGGCCGATCATGCCGTGCTGCGTGGCAGCGACCTCTCCCCCGTCGACCTCGCCGTCGCCTCGGCGCCGACGTGGCTCGGCGCGCTCAGCATGCCCGGCCTCACCGCCTGGTTCGGCCTGTTCGACGTCGCCCGCGCGCGGCCCGGGGAGACCGTGCTCGTCTCCGGGGCAGCCGGGGCCGTCGGCAGCGTGGTCGGCCAGCTCGCCACGGCGCACGGCTGCCGCGTGATCGGCATCGCCGGCGGCCCGGAGAAGACGCGCTGGCTCACCGACGAGCTGGGGTTCGACGCCGCGATCGACTACCGCGAGGGCGCCGTGCACCGCGCCGTGCGCGCGATCGCGCCGGAGGGTGTCGACGTGTACTTCGACAACGTCGGCGGCGAGGTGCTCGACAGCGCCCTGCGCACCTTGCGCCGCGGCGCACGCATCGCGCTCTGCGGCGCGATCTCCACCTACAACGCCACGGAGCCGGCGCCCGGCCCGGCGCACTACATGTCGCTGCTCGTCAACCGCGCCTCGATGACCGGCTTCGTGGTCTTCGACTACGAGGACCGCTACCCCGAGGCGATCGCCGACCTCTCGGCACGGCTGCGCGACGGCTCGCTCGTCGCGCGCGAGACCGTGGTGCGCGGCGGCGTGGACGCCTTCGGGGACACGTTGCTGATGCTGTTCGACGGCGGGAACACCGGCAAGCTGGTGCTCGAGCTCTGA